The proteins below are encoded in one region of Roseovarius bejariae:
- the pyk gene encoding pyruvate kinase produces the protein MRRHRNVKIVATLGPSSSDYDTIRALHEAGADVFRLNMSHGIHDEIAEKHRIIRQVEEELQSPIAILADLQGPKLRVGTFANGEEELEDGAPFLLDLDETEGDATRVCLPHPEIFAALEVGATLLVNDGKIRLRVTDCGKDFAQTEVVIGGTISNRKGVNVPDVVLPLAALSEKDRKDLEFVCELGVDWLALSFVQRAEDVTEARDLAKGRAAILSKIEKPAAVDRFDAILEASDGIMVARGDLGVELPVQNVPPIQKRLVRKCRSMAKPVIVATQMLESMIESPMPTRAEVSDVATAIYEGSDAIMLSAESAAGDYPVEAVTTMDNVAREVEDDPTYREVIEASRRAERTTVADGIVAAAREIAETTDIKAICCFTQSGTTALLTARERPRVPIIAMTNMRGTARRLALTWGVNCVMTGELERFKQAVLSAARAAREQGYAEPLDQIVVTAGVPFNVPGTTNILRVAPCQESLIYSTEPG, from the coding sequence ATGAGACGCCACCGCAACGTCAAGATCGTGGCCACGCTTGGCCCTTCCTCCTCGGATTACGATACGATCCGCGCGCTGCACGAGGCCGGGGCAGATGTCTTTCGCCTGAACATGAGCCACGGCATCCACGACGAGATCGCCGAGAAACACCGCATCATCCGGCAGGTCGAAGAAGAACTGCAAAGCCCGATCGCCATCCTCGCCGACCTGCAAGGCCCCAAGCTGCGCGTCGGCACCTTCGCCAATGGCGAAGAGGAACTGGAGGACGGCGCGCCCTTCCTCCTTGATCTGGACGAGACCGAGGGCGACGCCACCCGCGTCTGCCTGCCCCACCCGGAAATTTTCGCGGCCCTCGAAGTGGGTGCGACCCTGCTGGTCAATGATGGCAAGATCCGCCTGCGCGTCACCGACTGCGGCAAGGATTTCGCCCAGACCGAGGTTGTCATCGGCGGCACCATTTCCAACCGCAAGGGCGTCAATGTCCCCGACGTGGTGCTGCCGCTGGCCGCCCTGTCGGAAAAGGACCGCAAGGATCTTGAGTTCGTTTGCGAGCTTGGCGTCGATTGGCTCGCGCTCAGTTTTGTACAACGCGCCGAGGACGTGACCGAGGCCCGCGACCTGGCCAAGGGCCGCGCCGCGATCCTGTCGAAGATTGAAAAACCCGCCGCGGTGGACCGCTTCGATGCCATTCTCGAAGCCTCCGACGGCATCATGGTGGCGCGCGGTGATCTGGGCGTGGAATTGCCGGTTCAGAACGTGCCGCCCATTCAAAAGCGCCTCGTGCGCAAATGCCGCTCGATGGCCAAGCCGGTGATCGTCGCCACCCAGATGCTGGAATCGATGATTGAATCGCCCATGCCCACCCGCGCCGAGGTCTCGGATGTGGCCACCGCCATCTACGAAGGCTCCGACGCGATCATGCTGTCGGCGGAATCGGCGGCGGGCGATTACCCGGTCGAGGCCGTGACCACCATGGATAACGTCGCCCGCGAGGTCGAGGATGACCCGACCTACCGCGAAGTCATCGAAGCCTCGCGCCGGGCCGAGCGTACAACCGTGGCCGACGGCATCGTCGCCGCCGCCCGCGAGATCGCGGAAACCACCGACATCAAGGCGATCTGCTGTTTCACCCAGTCGGGCACGACCGCCCTGCTGACCGCCCGCGAACGGCCCCGCGTGCCGATCATTGCCATGACCAACATGCGCGGGACCGCGCGGCGGCTGGCCCTGACCTGGGGGGTGAACTGCGTGATGACGGGCGAGCTTGAGCGCTTCAAACAGGCGGTACTCAGCGCCGCGCGCGCCGCCCGCGAACAAGGCTATGCCGAACCGCTGGATCAGATCGTGGTGACCGCCGGTGTCCCCTTCAACGTGCCGGGCACCACCAACATCCTGCGCGTGGCGCCCTGTCAGGAAAGTTTGATTTACTCGACGGAACCGGGCTAA
- a CDS encoding DnaJ-like cysteine-rich domain-containing protein — protein sequence MSRARPDPKADMPNLNQPDVVGVLHRMAKSFEDCTLDAPRPYDQDVRISGTITLDADLKIDRLEAQPATGERFSLFKPKALKSALKAARSRVQSQPKQVVEDMAPEWLDHPVLSAKASQASPVLAYKKKIEKVVDRVETSTCGSCKGKGSRVVTRNEPTSTPCHACGGSGGRMVTTYVNSPGTTAHGTPTSEYRMCGHCGGSGKWSGPSRTVTETVTCNTCSGKGEISKTYYKKQTVFLAYQVETKAKLVCTPRMSRQLSALAKRTGQDLPFDVMLKASPDAKLDLRTGNRKLSLKWTATVPFCTHSVAYRGKEAGKIVTLPENGQQIAIADDYVFDRGLKSLMPTIKSLNRETIVAARQENFLLDKLADFGGQGHKALDWSSLAWSVSPKVTAKALKAAGRATKRGTGLLGRLGLG from the coding sequence ATGTCCCGTGCACGCCCGGACCCCAAGGCCGATATGCCAAACCTCAATCAACCTGATGTCGTCGGTGTTCTGCACCGTATGGCGAAGAGCTTTGAAGATTGCACGCTTGATGCGCCACGACCCTATGATCAGGACGTCAGGATTTCCGGCACCATCACCCTTGATGCTGACCTGAAAATCGACCGGCTGGAGGCACAACCCGCCACCGGCGAACGCTTTTCCCTTTTCAAGCCGAAGGCCCTGAAATCCGCGTTGAAAGCCGCTCGGTCCCGGGTGCAGTCTCAGCCCAAGCAGGTCGTCGAAGACATGGCGCCCGAGTGGCTGGATCACCCGGTTCTGTCGGCAAAGGCGTCGCAGGCGTCCCCGGTGCTGGCCTACAAGAAGAAGATCGAAAAGGTCGTGGACCGGGTCGAGACCTCGACCTGTGGCAGTTGCAAGGGCAAGGGCTCTCGCGTGGTGACGCGAAACGAACCGACCAGCACGCCCTGTCACGCCTGCGGTGGATCGGGCGGGCGCATGGTCACGACCTATGTCAACAGCCCCGGCACCACGGCGCATGGTACACCGACGTCGGAATACCGAATGTGCGGTCATTGCGGAGGAAGTGGCAAATGGAGCGGGCCATCCCGGACCGTGACGGAAACCGTCACCTGCAACACGTGCTCGGGAAAAGGGGAGATCAGCAAAACCTACTATAAAAAGCAGACCGTCTTTCTGGCCTACCAGGTCGAGACCAAGGCCAAGCTGGTCTGCACCCCGCGCATGTCCAGGCAACTGTCAGCCTTGGCCAAACGCACGGGGCAAGACCTTCCCTTTGACGTGATGCTCAAGGCGTCACCTGATGCCAAACTTGATCTACGCACAGGCAACCGCAAGCTCAGCCTGAAATGGACGGCCACCGTTCCCTTCTGTACACATTCGGTTGCCTATAGGGGCAAGGAGGCCGGGAAAATCGTGACCCTGCCGGAAAACGGTCAGCAGATCGCGATTGCGGATGACTACGTGTTCGATCGTGGCCTCAAGTCGCTGATGCCCACGATCAAAAGCTTGAACCGCGAGACGATTGTCGCCGCAAGACAGGAAAATTTCCTGTTGGACAAGCTGGCCGATTTCGGCGGACAGGGGCATAAAGCACTGGACTGGAGTTCGCTTGCTTGGTCCGTCAGCCCCAAGGTGACGGCCAAGGCCTTGAAAGCGGCCGGTCGTGCGACGAAACGCGGCACGGGGCTTCTGGGCCGGCTGGGCTTGGGCTAG
- the rpmI gene encoding 50S ribosomal protein L35: protein MPKMKTKSSCKKRFKVTANGKIKTGQAGKRHGMIKRTNKFIRDARGTTVMSEADAKIVRPMMPYSR from the coding sequence ATGCCCAAGATGAAGACGAAGTCGAGCTGCAAAAAGCGGTTCAAGGTCACGGCCAATGGCAAGATCAAAACCGGCCAAGCCGGTAAGCGCCACGGCATGATCAAGCGTACCAACAAGTTCATCCGCGATGCCCGTGGTACCACGGTAATGTCCGAGGCAGACGCCAAGATCGTCCGCCCGATGATGCCCTATTCCCGCTAA
- the rplT gene encoding 50S ribosomal protein L20: MARVKGGTVTHARHKKVTKAAKGYYGRRKNTFKVARQAVDKANQYATRDRKNRKRNFRALWIQRINAAVRAHDEALTYSRFINGLNLAGIEVDRKVLADLAVREPAAFGAIVDQAKSALAQ, translated from the coding sequence ATGGCACGCGTTAAAGGTGGGACAGTAACCCACGCCCGTCACAAGAAAGTCACCAAGGCCGCAAAAGGCTACTATGGCCGTCGCAAGAACACCTTCAAGGTGGCGCGTCAGGCCGTCGACAAGGCCAACCAATACGCCACGCGCGACCGCAAGAACCGCAAGCGTAATTTCCGCGCGCTGTGGATCCAGCGGATCAACGCCGCCGTGCGCGCCCACGACGAAGCGCTGACATACTCGCGCTTCATCAACGGCCTGAACCTGGCCGGCATCGAAGTGGACCGTAAGGTTCTGGCCGATCTCGCCGTGCGAGAACCGGCCGCTTTCGGAGCCATCGTCGATCAGGCAAAAAGCGCCCTGGCCCAATAA
- a CDS encoding fatty acid desaturase family protein, translating to MDHKALIATLPKDELARLNALSDAPGLRHLAGHSALIAGFGLWIAQGWPLWQLALVGQGIAICFLFTLEHEATHKTPFATAWLNEWVGRLAGFLILNPFEWFRYFHLAHHRHTNIPDKDPELLTGAKPATWPAYLTHVSGLPYWWGMARQTVTNALGRDPGDYVPERAHTRIRKEARIMLIGYALCILSLFMSPLLFWVWWLPCLLGQPVLRLYLLAEHGRCAFVANMLENTRTTFTNRLVRFLAWNMPYHVEHHSLPQVPFHQLPALHDHMKGHHRVTADGYARFTADYARNL from the coding sequence ATGGATCACAAAGCCCTCATCGCCACCCTCCCTAAAGATGAATTGGCAAGGCTGAACGCACTGTCGGATGCCCCCGGCCTGCGTCACCTCGCGGGCCATTCTGCGTTGATCGCCGGGTTCGGCCTTTGGATCGCGCAAGGATGGCCGCTCTGGCAACTGGCGCTCGTGGGGCAGGGCATCGCGATATGCTTTCTGTTTACCCTCGAACACGAGGCGACCCATAAAACCCCATTTGCTACGGCGTGGCTCAATGAATGGGTGGGTCGTCTCGCGGGTTTCTTGATCCTCAACCCCTTCGAGTGGTTCCGCTACTTCCACCTCGCCCACCACCGCCACACCAACATCCCGGACAAAGACCCCGAGCTTCTCACGGGGGCCAAACCCGCGACATGGCCCGCTTACCTAACCCATGTCAGCGGCCTGCCCTATTGGTGGGGCATGGCCCGCCAAACCGTGACCAACGCGCTGGGCCGTGACCCCGGCGATTATGTGCCCGAGCGTGCGCACACCCGTATCCGCAAAGAGGCTCGTATCATGCTGATAGGCTACGCCCTTTGCATTCTGAGTTTGTTCATGTCCCCGCTGCTCTTCTGGGTCTGGTGGCTCCCCTGCCTTCTGGGCCAACCTGTCCTGCGCCTCTACCTTCTGGCCGAACATGGCCGCTGCGCCTTTGTCGCCAATATGCTGGAAAACACCCGCACCACCTTCACCAACCGTCTGGTGCGCTTTCTGGCGTGGAACATGCCCTACCACGTCGAACACCACAGCCTGCCACAGGTGCCCTTTCACCAGCTTCCCGCGCTGCATGACCACATGAAGGGCCACCACCGCGTCACCGCCGATGGCTATGCCCGCTTCACCGCGGACTATGCCCGCAACCTCTAA
- the pheS gene encoding phenylalanine--tRNA ligase subunit alpha: protein MDDLRDKYIAAIAGAGDESTLEDLRVQAVGKKGEISLKMRELGKMTPEERQVMGPKLNALKDEINSALAAKKQALSDAALDERLRAEWLDVTLPARSRRMGTIHPVSQVTEEVTAIFADMGFAVAEGPQVESDWHNFDALNIPGHHPARAEMDTFYMHRADGDDRPPHVLRTHTSPVQIRSMELQGAPLRVICPGRVYRADYDQTHTPMFHQVEGLAIDKDISMANLKWVLEEFCRAFFEVDGVELRFRASHFPFTEPSAEVDIRCSWADGTLKIGEGDDWLEILGSGMVHPKVLMAGNIDPAAWQGFAFGMGIDRIAMLKYGIPDLRAFFDSDLRWLRHYGFASLDQPTLHGGLSR from the coding sequence ATGGACGACCTCAGAGACAAATACATTGCCGCCATCGCGGGTGCGGGCGATGAATCCACCCTCGAAGACCTGCGCGTGCAGGCCGTCGGCAAAAAGGGCGAGATCAGCCTGAAAATGCGCGAACTGGGCAAGATGACCCCCGAGGAACGGCAGGTCATGGGGCCCAAGCTCAACGCCCTCAAGGATGAGATCAACAGCGCGCTGGCTGCCAAGAAACAGGCGCTCTCCGACGCCGCCCTCGATGAACGCCTGCGCGCCGAATGGCTGGACGTCACGCTGCCCGCCCGCTCCCGCCGCATGGGCACGATCCACCCCGTCTCCCAAGTCACCGAGGAGGTCACCGCGATCTTCGCCGACATGGGCTTTGCCGTGGCCGAAGGCCCGCAGGTGGAAAGCGACTGGCACAATTTCGACGCGCTCAACATCCCCGGCCACCACCCCGCGCGGGCCGAGATGGACACCTTCTACATGCACCGCGCCGACGGGGACGATCGCCCGCCGCATGTCCTGCGGACCCATACCTCGCCGGTGCAAATCCGTTCGATGGAATTGCAGGGCGCGCCGCTGCGGGTGATCTGCCCGGGCCGCGTTTATCGCGCCGATTACGACCAGACCCACACGCCGATGTTCCATCAGGTCGAGGGGCTGGCGATTGATAAAGACATCTCCATGGCCAACCTCAAATGGGTGCTGGAGGAGTTCTGTCGCGCGTTCTTCGAGGTCGACGGGGTCGAACTGCGCTTCCGCGCCTCGCACTTCCCCTTCACCGAACCCTCGGCCGAGGTCGACATTCGCTGCTCATGGGCCGATGGCACCCTGAAAATCGGCGAAGGCGACGACTGGCTCGAAATCCTCGGCTCCGGCATGGTGCACCCCAAGGTGCTGATGGCGGGCAACATCGACCCGGCGGCATGGCAGGGCTTTGCCTTCGGAATGGGCATCGACCGGATCGCCATGTTGAAATACGGCATCCCCGACCTGCGCGCCTTCTTCGATTCCGACCTCCGCTGGCTGCGCCACTACGGCTTTGCCTCGCTGGACCAGCCGACGTTGCATGGCGGGTTGAGCCGCTAA
- the doeA gene encoding ectoine hydrolase DoeA (DoeA (degradation of ectoine A) is also called EutD (ectoine utilization D).) — MIQKDLPFSQGEFERRLDKTRKAMEAKGVDVLFVTDPSNQNWLTGYDGWSFYVHQGVIVLPDADPIWWGRNQDANGGVRTVWMTDDRVMGYADNYVQSTERHPMQDLAERLRGMGAEAKRIGIEMDNYYFSAKAYEVLKAELPNATFVDATALVNWQRAVKSDEELTFIRKAAAISEKMIDGLLERVEVGVPKNEVVAEIFRDGVRGVDGAWGDYPAIVPLLPSGSDAAAPHLTWDGRDFAEGEATFFEISGCYRRYHAPFCRTLFLGKPPQFILDAESALVEGLELGLEAARAGNRACDIANALAQPLEKAGIERGARCGYPIGLSYPPDWGERTISLRAEDETVLEPGMTFHFMPGLWMSDWGLEITESILIKEDGPAETFCDRPRKMFVKD; from the coding sequence ATGATTCAAAAGGACCTTCCTTTTTCGCAAGGTGAGTTTGAGCGGCGGCTGGACAAGACGCGCAAGGCCATGGAAGCCAAGGGCGTGGACGTGCTTTTCGTCACCGACCCGTCGAATCAGAACTGGCTGACCGGCTATGACGGCTGGTCCTTTTACGTCCATCAGGGCGTTATCGTGTTGCCGGATGCCGACCCGATCTGGTGGGGCCGGAACCAAGACGCCAACGGCGGTGTGCGCACCGTCTGGATGACCGATGACCGGGTCATGGGATATGCCGATAACTACGTCCAATCCACCGAACGCCACCCGATGCAGGACCTTGCCGAACGTCTGCGCGGCATGGGGGCCGAGGCCAAACGCATCGGCATTGAAATGGATAATTATTATTTCTCGGCAAAGGCTTATGAGGTTCTGAAGGCCGAACTGCCGAACGCCACTTTCGTCGATGCAACCGCGCTTGTGAACTGGCAACGCGCGGTAAAATCGGACGAGGAACTTACCTTCATCCGCAAGGCTGCGGCGATCAGCGAAAAGATGATCGACGGCTTGTTGGAGCGGGTTGAAGTGGGGGTGCCGAAGAACGAGGTGGTGGCCGAGATTTTCCGTGATGGCGTTCGGGGCGTCGATGGCGCATGGGGTGATTACCCCGCGATCGTGCCGCTGCTGCCCTCGGGCTCGGATGCCGCCGCCCCGCACCTGACGTGGGATGGCCGGGATTTCGCCGAGGGCGAGGCAACTTTCTTTGAAATTTCAGGCTGTTACCGCCGCTACCATGCCCCCTTCTGCCGGACCCTCTTCCTTGGCAAACCCCCGCAATTCATTCTGGATGCGGAAAGCGCACTTGTCGAAGGGTTAGAGCTGGGTTTAGAGGCCGCACGGGCCGGTAACCGGGCCTGCGACATCGCCAACGCCTTGGCGCAACCCCTTGAAAAGGCTGGCATCGAGCGCGGCGCGCGCTGTGGCTATCCCATCGGGTTGAGCTATCCGCCGGACTGGGGCGAGCGCACCATCAGCCTGCGGGCCGAGGATGAAACCGTGCTGGAGCCGGGCATGACTTTCCATTTCATGCCAGGGCTTTGGATGTCGGATTGGGGCCTTGAGATCACAGAATCCATCCTGATCAAAGAGGACGGCCCGGCGGAAACTTTCTGTGACAGGCCGCGAAAAATGTTCGTGAAGGACTGA
- the eutB gene encoding hydroxyectoine utilization dehydratase EutB, translated as MQPTLADIYAAARVIRGVADATPLVPSPYMTRQSGSEFLLKLENMQPIGAFKLRGAYNAVAGVQDAKGVTCCSTGNHGRGVAFAARERGMRAVICMSELVPQAKVDGIKALGAEVAIKGRSQDDALAESHRLVAEEGLVEISPFDDPLVIAGQGTIGLEILQSRPDVTTLLVPLSGGGLAAGVARAAKSINPGIRVVGITMDRGAAMYESIKAGYPVEVPEVASLADSLGGGIGMENKLSFPMCRDLLDEIVLVTEAEIYHAMQVLYYEDRIVAEGACVVGLAAVLNGKVTLDGPTATIVTGRNLDMPTFTRIMTGQDVQLGDVTVKGQTYAA; from the coding sequence ATGCAGCCAACTCTGGCCGATATATACGCCGCGGCCCGGGTCATCCGTGGCGTGGCCGATGCCACGCCCCTTGTGCCCTCCCCGTATATGACCCGGCAGTCAGGCTCCGAGTTTCTTTTGAAACTGGAGAACATGCAACCCATCGGGGCGTTCAAGCTGCGCGGGGCCTATAACGCGGTCGCAGGGGTTCAGGACGCCAAGGGCGTGACCTGTTGCTCCACCGGAAATCACGGGCGCGGCGTTGCCTTTGCCGCCCGCGAACGGGGTATGCGTGCTGTGATCTGCATGTCGGAACTGGTGCCGCAAGCCAAGGTGGACGGGATCAAGGCGCTTGGCGCCGAGGTGGCCATCAAGGGGCGCAGTCAGGATGACGCTTTGGCCGAGTCTCACCGTCTGGTGGCCGAAGAAGGGTTGGTTGAGATTTCACCTTTCGATGATCCGCTGGTGATTGCCGGACAGGGGACCATCGGATTGGAAATACTCCAGTCGCGACCGGATGTTACCACGCTGTTGGTGCCGCTTTCGGGCGGTGGGCTGGCCGCCGGTGTCGCGCGGGCCGCCAAGTCGATCAATCCGGGAATCCGGGTTGTGGGGATCACGATGGATCGGGGCGCTGCGATGTATGAAAGCATCAAGGCGGGGTATCCCGTCGAGGTGCCCGAGGTGGCCAGCCTTGCGGATTCCCTGGGGGGTGGTATCGGCATGGAGAATAAGCTCAGCTTCCCGATGTGTCGCGACTTGTTGGACGAGATTGTCCTTGTGACCGAGGCCGAGATTTATCACGCGATGCAGGTGCTGTATTACGAGGATCGTATCGTTGCCGAGGGTGCCTGTGTCGTCGGTCTTGCCGCGGTTCTGAACGGCAAGGTCACGCTGGATGGACCCACGGCGACGATCGTCACGGGCCGCAATCTGGATATGCCGACGTTTACGCGCATCATGACCGGGCAGGATGTGCAGCTGGGCGATGTGACAGTGAAAGGACAGACCTATGCCGCATGA
- a CDS encoding cyclodeaminase, whose protein sequence is MPHDIRIVTEADLRSAVGLDIETVDVVEQAFTALAGGEVVMPPILSMDLPAANGEVDVKTAYIPGFKGFAIKVSPGFFDNPKLGLPSLNGLMILFSAKTGLVQALFLDNGYLTDIRTAAAGAVAARHLAPHTVETAGVIGTGVQARLQMQAAHLVRPFKRLLVWGRDAAKAQTCAEDMAALLGIEAQAVSDPSELVAQSQLVVTTTPARDPVLKAEWLHPGLHITAMGSDQEGKNEIDPKALMQADLYVADRVSQTEKLGELRSAQEAGLWDRGIPAELGQVITGQAPGRRSDDDITIADLTGTGAQDTAIASHVYQMLKDSPAGTVITA, encoded by the coding sequence ATGCCGCATGACATCCGTATCGTGACCGAGGCCGATTTGCGCTCCGCCGTCGGGTTGGACATCGAAACCGTGGACGTGGTTGAACAGGCCTTTACCGCGCTTGCCGGGGGCGAGGTCGTGATGCCGCCGATCCTGTCCATGGACCTGCCAGCCGCCAATGGCGAGGTTGATGTGAAAACCGCCTATATCCCGGGGTTCAAAGGGTTCGCCATCAAGGTCAGCCCCGGGTTCTTTGATAATCCCAAGCTGGGCCTTCCGTCGTTGAACGGGTTGATGATCCTGTTCTCGGCGAAGACGGGGCTGGTGCAGGCGTTGTTCCTCGACAATGGCTATCTCACCGACATTCGCACCGCCGCCGCCGGGGCCGTGGCGGCCCGCCACCTTGCCCCGCACACCGTGGAAACGGCGGGCGTCATCGGCACCGGGGTGCAGGCCCGTTTGCAGATGCAGGCGGCGCATCTGGTGCGGCCCTTCAAGCGGTTGCTGGTCTGGGGGCGCGATGCGGCCAAGGCGCAAACCTGCGCCGAGGATATGGCCGCGCTATTGGGGATAGAGGCGCAGGCCGTCTCGGACCCTTCCGAATTGGTTGCGCAAAGCCAGTTGGTCGTCACGACGACCCCGGCACGAGATCCTGTCCTGAAGGCCGAATGGCTGCATCCGGGACTGCACATTACAGCGATGGGTTCGGACCAGGAAGGCAAGAACGAGATTGATCCCAAGGCCCTGATGCAAGCCGATCTGTACGTGGCCGATCGCGTGAGCCAGACTGAGAAACTGGGTGAGTTGCGCAGCGCGCAGGAGGCCGGTTTGTGGGATCGCGGCATTCCCGCCGAGTTGGGACAGGTCATCACAGGTCAGGCCCCGGGGCGGCGCAGCGATGACGACATCACCATTGCCGACCTCACCGGCACGGGCGCGCAGGACACGGCGATTGCCAGCCATGTCTACCAGATGCTCAAGGACAGCCCCGCCGGGACGGTGATCACAGCATGA
- a CDS encoding nitrilase-related carbon-nitrogen hydrolase → MKLGVYQCKAAGLTAEERLARLERHIAGQGLDLVLCPELFPTGYNPALDYHALAESPDGPFAESMAGLARKHDTTIAYGYPERAGDSLYNSAALLDASGTLLANHRKRLPSPQSFEVTTFAKGPSVTFADLGDLRVAIIICYEVEFPESLRQAAQGGAHLVLVPTALGADWGVVAEKMVPTRALENGVWLAYADHAGEDGGLAFYGGSRIVAPDGQDVAVVGPGREGLVSVEMDLTRVVAAQARLPYLKNCVEL, encoded by the coding sequence ATGAAGCTTGGGGTGTATCAATGCAAGGCAGCGGGCCTTACAGCGGAAGAGCGCCTGGCCAGATTGGAAAGGCACATTGCGGGGCAGGGGCTTGATCTGGTTCTGTGCCCCGAATTGTTTCCGACAGGGTACAATCCGGCATTGGATTATCACGCCTTAGCAGAGTCGCCCGACGGCCCCTTCGCGGAATCCATGGCCGGTCTTGCCCGCAAGCACGATACGACCATTGCCTATGGGTATCCCGAGCGGGCGGGGGACAGCCTCTATAATTCCGCGGCCCTTCTGGATGCATCCGGCACCCTGCTGGCCAATCATCGCAAGCGCCTGCCTTCACCACAGAGTTTCGAGGTGACGACCTTTGCCAAGGGCCCTTCGGTGACATTCGCCGATTTGGGCGATCTGCGCGTGGCGATTATTATCTGCTATGAGGTAGAGTTCCCCGAAAGCCTGCGGCAGGCCGCACAAGGTGGCGCGCATCTGGTGTTGGTGCCTACGGCCTTGGGCGCGGATTGGGGTGTTGTGGCCGAGAAAATGGTGCCGACCCGTGCCTTGGAGAACGGGGTTTGGCTGGCCTATGCCGATCATGCGGGTGAGGATGGCGGATTGGCCTTCTATGGCGGTTCGCGTATCGTGGCACCGGATGGGCAGGATGTGGCCGTTGTTGGCCCGGGCCGTGAGGGGCTGGTGAGCGTCGAGATGGACCTGACGCGTGTAGTCGCTGCGCAGGCACGTCTGCCCTATCTGAAGAATTGCGTGGAACTGTGA
- a CDS encoding Lrp/AsnC family transcriptional regulator produces MKLDDRDLAILRVLSTEGRITKAQLAERVGLSASPCWERLRKLEQAGIIEGYNARLNLKKLGPHVTVFVAAELADHTPASFRSFEESVQHFDEVTACWALGGGFDYLMQIVTTDIDSYQRLIDEMLEARIGLARYFTYIVTKPVKAPSMPPIATLFE; encoded by the coding sequence CTGAAACTCGATGATCGTGACCTTGCCATCTTGCGGGTCCTGTCCACCGAAGGCCGTATCACCAAGGCGCAACTGGCCGAACGTGTCGGTCTGTCGGCCAGCCCCTGCTGGGAGCGCCTGCGCAAGTTGGAGCAGGCCGGGATCATCGAAGGTTATAACGCGCGGCTGAACCTGAAAAAGCTGGGGCCGCATGTGACCGTTTTCGTCGCGGCGGAACTGGCTGACCACACGCCGGCCAGCTTTCGCAGCTTCGAGGAGAGCGTCCAGCACTTTGACGAGGTCACCGCCTGTTGGGCGCTGGGGGGCGGGTTCGACTACCTGATGCAGATCGTGACCACGGATATCGACAGTTATCAACGCCTGATCGACGAGATGCTGGAGGCCCGGATCGGGTTGGCGCGGTACTTTACCTATATCGTGACCAAGCCGGTCAAGGCGCCCTCGATGCCGCCGATTGCAACACTGTTCGAATGA